The Anolis sagrei isolate rAnoSag1 chromosome 6, rAnoSag1.mat, whole genome shotgun sequence genome includes the window ataatataatatattgtatccagtgggttaaaccactgagctgctgagcttgttgaccgaaaggttcaaatccggggagcggtgtgagcttccgctgtcagccccagcttctgctaacctagcagttcgaaaacatgcaaatgtgagtagatcaatagataccactctggcaggaaggtaaaggcactccatgcagtcatgccagccacatgaccttggtggtgtctacggacaacgctggctcttcggcttagagatggagataagcaccaagcctcagagtcaggcatgactggacttaatatcaggggacaacctttacctatatataccttttacactgccctgagtccccttcgggatgagaagggcagcatataaatgtcataaataaatgattaattaatgaattaattaatgaattaattaaatgaatgaatggaaaatctgggatcaaatcttgGAATATAGGGTgtttctggaagggcccagacagagagaaagagaaggagggaggctggaaagAATACAGTGTGCTTCTGCCTCTTGACTTTgtgtttccttgccacaactttgtacattttaaagttgatttttttattgttccatgtgaatgtgcctTTATACATTATTTGATGTCATTGTAAGAAAGGGGGGAGTTTGAGGGGCCAAAATGGATTcacagcatttcaatgggaaaatttgcttttgagataagagcaatttaagttaagagctcagtcatggaacaaattaattttttttattcaagTTACCactgtatataaaataggtataaaaacaaaacatttactgatatCAGATCAGCATTTGctaggcttgctaaacaggccggCTTTCCTTTTggtgtacagctgaagcattttcagcAGAGTACACTGTAAACATTGCCCATTATGGCTAACAGGTTTGTGTAAATAACTTGCATTCAGAAAGCTTTTACTGCTGCCAGTTTTTGGGGAGTACAACATTGACCTAAGGGAAcctcatttggggttgggacccagtttaagaagcagtggtgtgGCTCATCAACCTGGGAGATATATTTGTATGAACACAAATATAGCATACACCCTAACAGCATACAAGTTGGGAATTTGTTCTGTtatatatacttttaaaaagaactgcCCACTGATTCAGTGGGTTGACTCTTTCTGAAAGTAGTGTGCTGGCAGTCCTCAGGTTACAGAGTCCAACTTACAAATGTACTATTTTGTTGCAGTAATTGTACATAAATTGTACAAGTAcgtgggtgagacaacagaaagtgagagaaatctacccctcggaagagaaattcactcctgaagaaattatcatgggggaaagctgACTTCGCTAAAGCTTTAGCACCaattcttatttccacaacaagccatgttTTCAAaagccaattatcacagggacaaaaagtgaggtgaaatcttctgaacagcaaaacaagcaccacagggatgttaacccctCCCTATGTtgtccaaagatagatagatagatagatagatagatatctgaaatcacacttaaaaatgtacctgttccaactgacATACACATttaacttcagaacaaacctacagaaacttgCCGACTGCCTGTGTATAGTTCTGTGtcatctcatatatatatatatatatatgtatgtgtgtatgtatgactGGCATCCTGTTAATGACATATAGAGGCATTACTCAAGCTTACTGTTGTGTATATCCCTTGTCATTATGTGGAGATGCAGGAATACAGACAGCAGGATGAAGAGAAGAGCCTGGAGAAGAGGAACCACTGACCCAAGACATCCCATGGCAAACataaaaatcaaagaaaaatcatAGTATTTTCTGGTTATAAATAGGTTAGAACTCTCTCATAAATTAGCCCTTTATTGTTACTCCCATGAATTATTCTTTATTACactaaactgcatttattctacatttGAGCCTTGTAGTCTTTGTAAGAACTAACATACTTCATGATTTAGAACATTAACCCTAACTTTTCTCCCCTCAAAGTCTATCTACTATATCTATATACTATGTCTGTAGTCCTTTATTAAGTGATTTGATTGTGGCAATTATTGGCCCACCTGCCCATTGGTTTTCTACCTATTGGCAAGGATTTAATTGGCATTGCCTATTTTGCTGCTTAGATCAGCTGGAAATTCATCCTGtggtcttttctctttttctgctcTCATAATTTCCTCTTAGGGAAGCCCAAGATCCATTGTttatgttgctgttgtgtgtgtgtgtgcatttatctAAAAATGTGTGTAAGAATTTAATTAGAGTTAGAGGCTGTCATTTTATTGATAAGTGCAGCACTGAGGCAAGCCTGTGGGTTGTCTGGTCATGTTACACCAGCTAACATGAATGATATCATCCCTAAGTGCCCTTGCTTTGATCTAGAATGCTTTGCTTAGCCTTGATGCAGAATATGTAGTTACGACTAGTTGCAAATGCATGATCCAGCTCATTGTTGTTCCTCTATATATGTAGCATTCTGTCTAACAAGTCCTGGGAtaaaaatgatacaaaaggtGCCTTCTCACTAACACCTTCCCACCCACTATTCATCTTCCAGAGTCTCTATTCCTGATCTGTCTCTTTTGGGTGGGATATGTGTGAATTCttttagcaataacaacaatcacTCTGTTAACATAATTTGGTTTGTAGTCCATTTTAGAATTTTCCATGTCAGTTCTGCTAATTTATGACTTAGTCATCCTGACAGCATTTTCAAAAAAAACTTTGGTATCTTGCAAGCTGGCAACACAATCCAGATCACCTGCCCAGCAAATATTTCTTGACTTCTTACTGCAGAGATTACTGAGAATTTTCTCCCCTCCACAAAACTGGTAATTAAATTGTATTCTTTGGGAAGAGTTTAATGCCGTAGCCAACCCTACTTATTATGGGACAGCAACCTTCTACAGATGTTTTTAAGAGGCCCATGGCCTAGTTACTTTTTGATATTCTCTTGAGTATAATCCTAATTCTCCCTGAGGTGATGTCTATTTAGACTCCATATGATGACTGTAATGGTGGGATGTTTCTCAGTACCCCAAACTGGTATGTTTTGAAAATGTATATGTTAGGGTAAGAGGTGGACTAGAGCTCATTTTTTCTGCATCTTCCATTTGGAGAATTGTTCTTCTGTGGCAGTGCATTCAAACATATGTGCTCCAATCTAGTCTAATCCAGGTTGGCTAACTATCATGGGTTCAGAACTATATTGACCAACTGCAGTATCCTGAAGGTCCATTCTCTTGTTTTCATCCTGCTGTGTTCTTGCCTTGGGATGTTCTTGCTTTTGCAACATTTCTGTTGCACTAgggatacttttaaaaaaaaccctctatagATCTTTTTTAAACAGGAAGTGCTGTGTCCTTCAAAAACCTTGGGATAATCTTGTTATTTTGCAACATTTCTGTTGCGTTAGGGATAACAGTGTTACTTTAAAAATCCTCTATAGACCTTTTTCAAACAGAAAGTGCTGTGTCCTCCAAAGCTTTGGAATAATGCCATTTTGCAACATTTCTGTTGTGTTAGGGATAGCAGTGTTGCTTTAAAAAATTctctataacaggggtcctcaaactaaggtccgggggccggatacggcccttcaaggtcatttacccggccctcacttaggatcaacctaagtctgaaatgatttgaaagcaaataacaacaacagcaacaacaatcctatatcatcagccaaaagcaggcccacacttcccattgaaatactaataaatttatattggtttaatttgttcttcattttaattattgtattgttttgaagtgttttttgcactacaaataagatatgtgtggtgtgcataggaattcatgttttttcaaattataatctggccctccaacagtttgtgacctggccctctgtttaaaaagttggaggacccctgctctatacacTTTGTTGAAACAGGAAGTGTTTAGAAATGTTTTTCCCTTTTCTGTTTTGAAGAAGGACATATAAATGTTAAAAGGAGACctctacacattttaaaaagatagaGAATGGCCAAAGCTCAAGGAACACTATTGGCCATGAGGGAGAGAAGTCATTGCCTTACTCTGGTTTCGTACTTTAATACCTCAGAGAGTTTCCTTTTTCTCCCACCAACCTAGATACACTTTTCTCCAGTATCCAAGGATTTTATCTTGTTAGTTCTATAGGAATACCTGTCTTTGATTTTTCATAAACGTCTACTTTTTCTCCAggaattgtaaaaaaaataaaaataaatctgtgTTCTATGCTTTTCCTAATTGTCAGTTGGAGTGGGTGGCATATTTGGATTCATAAAGTGGTATTGTTTGCTtgctttcttatttatttgtattctgcattTGTATGCTTTAGTCAGGGACAATCAAGTATTTGTGAGTATTTGAAGACTGATTCAATTCAGTCTTTTTATATATGTTCCAGGAGTGGTATACCAatggtttttttgacattcacTTTGTATGGCAACATCCAAGGAAGACACAAAAAATGGAGGAAGCTGTGTTGGATCTAAAAAATTCAGTGTTCATCTCCACTGGTGATAGGTTTTTGGCAAAACTAATTGATCTTTGCATATTCATACTCAAGCCACCCTCTAGATTTTAAcaaggaaaactcacaataatagtttctgggaaaatatttttcttcaactGTGATACAGATTGCAGTCCTTTGCATAATTTACTTCCtcttttattcattttgttttgttttccagaatATAGTTCTACTCTTTTGGTGAAGATAAGCCTGTCACTGGGCTCTACCAACTCAGACAGCATGTGTGGGATCACATGACCAACAATGTCTCCATCAGATGTAGTAATTGTGTGGCACTTCATGTGTATTGGGTGCAGCTCCCAGTGCTTCCTATTATTGATTGTGTTGCCTAGaggtgctgggagttgcagttcagcaaaTCTGGAAAATTGCACAATTCCCACCTTTGTTCTacagaataatttttaaaatccatGTGAATACAGAGACTTCGCATGCCAGAAAGAAGATTCTAACCTCTTTCCTTGCAGTAACAAATGGTAAATCCTAGGAACAGGCTTATCATCATTGTGAGAGCCAGTTTTTGATTAATTGAAATCTGGGAACCACTCAGTGCAATTTGTGTTCCACTCAAGTAGTAGTTAAAACACTAGTTTGCATGCCATGGTCATTTAGAATGATTGCATTTAGAAATGGCATCAGCAGATACTATACATTCTTATTTGGCACTGTAGAATCTGCAATATATACCTAGTGTTTATGTTATGTTTCCCATTCCCTTGTAATCTGCCATAACTTTATCCTCTAAGTCCCCTAGGTACTAAGAATGGGTGGGAGGTTTCTTAAATGACTGATCTATGATTGTAGCAAAGTCGATTGGTCAGCGGGAAAGCTCAATAAATCAATCTAGTGGCTGATGTGAACCAACAGTGGGCACTGGCCCCAGAAACTTGCCACTACAGTGCACAGGACTTGCACAAATGACTAACAGTggaattcgttttttaaaaagtggatggAACTTTCCTGACTTGGGTTAATTGGATGGCCTAAacttcagaaaatgctggaaatggATCATCCTCAGATTGAGTATCAGAGATCTTTACACTTGTAGACAAGCAGTGAAACTTTCACTCTTGATGTACAGAAAAGTTGGTGAGATTGAGGGGACAAATGGACAAAGATAATGTTGTTAAATATTATTCTCATAAAAATGTCTTGTGGCATGCTACATAGGTTTCTAATATGTTTGTGCACTTGTCATGTATTGTGAATATCAGGGTATTTTTAAGTCTTTGAGTGAGTCTTCAAAATGAGGTGGCATTTGGGCTAGCTTTCATTAAAATGttcgtttttttaaaaggatCCAGGTCCAGACCTGTTGGAAGAATTTACCAAAACTAACAAATATACACATTGCCACATATGATTATATTCTCACAATTATATTTGTGTGAATATGAATAGAAAAGTAGTACTATTGCCTGAGAAAGGCAGGTTATACTCCtaatgagagccagtgtggtgtagtggcttCAATTTTAAACTGCAACTCTGAAGACCGGGGTTaaaatccctgcttagccatgggaGTCCATTAAGTAGCCTTGGACTAGTTATATTTTCTGAGGAAGGCAAAAGCCATCCCTCCTTTGAACAAATCCtgcaaagaaaaccccatgataaattCAACTtagagttgtcataagtcaggaacaacttaaaggcacataccAATACTGACTGCTAAAATTATGCTAGTATCTGCTGATTAGGAGAATCGTGACTGTATTTAGGAATTTGATAAGCTCCATTAAACTAACTCCTGTGGATTTCCCCCCTACAGACCCCTTTGCTGATGCAACTAAGGGTGACGACTTACTCCCGGCAGGGACTGAGGACTACATCCATATAAGGATCCAGCAACGAAACGGCAGAAAGACACTAACTACTGTTCAGGGGATTGCAGATGACTATGACAAAAAGAAACttgtgaaagccttcaaaaaggTAGATGATTGTGTCTCAGATCTTAAAATGTTTGAGTTTGAAAGATTTGTGTCAGAAAGCTGAACTTTTAGTACCAAAGGGTCAGGAAAGAGTACTGTGAGAGATCAGCAGAGATGTGAGCCCCCTTCTACCCTGACATagaaattccagattatctgctttgaattggattatatggcaatgtagactcatatgatccagttcaaacagatcatgtggattaGCTGGTTTGATAATCCAGATTGTATGGTATTGTAGAAGAGGTCTGAGAGATCAGCCGAAAAGTCTGCTTAGTCCAGCATCTTGTTGCCACAGTGAGCAATCATGGTCTATGGGCAACCCACAAAAGCATTCTGCTGTTCATTCCCTTGAGCAATATAAGTATATCCCAATCAGTAgagtagatgtgttcctgggcattacttctttaacagaaaatttggtaccagtGGCAGAAGCAACATGGAAAAACTAGAGATAGGTTCCTGTTCCGGTTCAATACTAGAGCAATTTAATACGTTTCATCAAACTTTTTATTCAGCACTAACTAAAGGTACATGTGGAAACAAGAAAGTCAGGTAAGACCTGTTTAAGTaaatcaaaacattttgaaatgttgaGAGATGTCCTGAAGGTTGTTCCTAAATTCATCCAAGAATGACTTACTTCATCAACCCCCACTTTTTATGCTTTCCAAATATTAAGATCAATGTTATTTTAACACGTGGATGGTTGCTGGTAAATGAAGCTTATCTTCTCCTCCCTGTTGTCCCTGGTTTGATGTTAACAAATGCTAAGTGATGGAACCTGAGGTTAACTGCTGTTTCGTTGCTCCGAGTCCCTTAGGTGAGATGATAGTGGGATatacacaaaatattattattattattattattattattattattattattaccttgccTGTTCCACACATAGCTATAGTAGCAGGAGGTACAGTAGAAACCATTGTTTTCCAGTTCGAGCTTCATTGCATTGCTTACTTCAGATGCACTGCAGAAACATGACAACAAAAGCCTGTTTCGGCAGCCCTTTtcccaccttcctaatgccaatgCTGCTAAAAGACTTGTGACATGACAGATGGAGAGGAAAGGAGACTGGGCCAGCATAAAGTACCTTATAAAAAGAAACTTCTGTGTCAGTGGCTTTATATACAGAAGTATGTTTCTATGCCATTTTGATTCTCGAAGTATTATGTGCCCTTTGATAGCATAGCACTCTCCATGAAAATCAGAGAATAAGACTAAATAGCTAGACTAGATTGGCCTACTGTGGAAGACTAGTGGGCTGCATTAGCCCTTCAGGGGACCTTGGAAAGCCACACCTGGTCttgcaaaaataacaacaataatattttgcTCCCAAACACACCTGGTGACATGGGGGCATGCTTTCAGGCCCTTCTGAGTCCCTGGGGGATAATTTAGGACAAAAGTTTtgaggaattttttaaaataataaataatttcattttcATACCTGGGTGGCTGAGGGCCTAAGCATATGGAAATTCCTGTTGTTATTGCTGATATTGTTATATgccaaatgagactcaaagcgaTTAATTAAAAAACCATAACAATGTATGAATTAAAACCTAACacccataaacaataaaatagaattaaacatagcaatattaaaaatacatagttaaaagcAATATAGCCATTATCCAAATCTATTAAACTACAGAAAATACAGAACCTCCTGGCTTGgtcttaaaaaaaaacttgcataTTTAAAAGCCTTCCTGAAAAGAAAGTTTTAGCTTGTCgacggaaggacagcagggagggagccattctaGTTTCCCTAgtcagggagttccaaagttctTAGAGATCATTTTGTGACCTTTACCCCTCAAAGACCCATAGGAGTCAGACAAATAGCGCTTAGGGATTGTACGTGTAACATGGACCGctccttgcacacacacacacacacacacacacacacacttaggtTCTCTTGGACTAGAAAGACAGTGACATTGATTTCAGTCATTGGTGTTTAAGCTGCATTCTAAAATTGATAGAATTTTGGACttcatttagatcagtggttctcaacctgtgggtccccagatgttttggccttctacttccagaagtcctaacagctattaaactggctgggatttctgggagttgtaggccaaaacacctgggggacctacaggttgagaaccactgatttagattcTTTAAGTAAATCTAGGCCACACAAAGAAGTATATTTTCTTTCCAGAAAAGGCAACCAGAATTCAGTCACTTGTTTCTAGAAAAAAATGCCTCAATACTTTATTGATCTTataaaatacccaatatgccaggAAAAGTGAATTGAAAACATTGGGTTGAGTTTTTCATTTTCCGTTTAGTGTCCTTTCTAGCAGGAATAAGATAATTTAAATGAGGTATACCTGAGGCATTtttgttgtcccctgacattaagtccagtcatgtctgactctgggtgttggtgctcatctccatttctaagccgaagagccagcgttgtccatagacacctccaaggtcatgtggccagcatgaccgcatggagcgccgttaccttcccgccggagcagtacctattgatctactcacatttgcatgttttcgaactgctaggttggcagaagctagggctgacagcagaagctcacgccgctccctggaatcgaacctgcgaccttttggtcaacaagctcagcagctcagtgctttaacccactgcgccaccgggggcccctacCTGAGGcataggaaagaaaaaaatgagataCACATTCAGTTTGTGGTGGTCATGTATAGGAGAAATGTGTGGAATGGCAATTACAGGGAAAATGAGAAACTGGGCTAGAAGTTTCTTGGATTCCTACATTTTGTAGTCCTTGCTTAGCTCAGAACTATGTAGTTGTAAGAGCCATGATCCCAGAAATCAAAATTCTGCAAAGATTGATGGCTAAGAACAAAACACACCTGTAAATCACTGCCGAGCTTTGGTGCTTGTCTTATGAAAAAAACAGCTAAaatggtggcttctcaatctcaATTTTGATCAATTAGATCTTGATTCCATTTGTTCCATgtgtgatttttctctctctctctctcttcagaaATTTGCCTGTAATGGTACTGTGATTGAGCATCCGGAATACGGGGAAGTGATCCAGTTGCAAGGTGACCagagaaaaaacatttgccaGTTCCTCCTTGAGGTGAGTTCCCCTCTGCCAGATACTTAGCAGTGAAATCTGCTAATGCAAGTCATCTGCTTTGGATATTGTGGATATTCTTTTGGCTCTGGCCATAGTGACTGATGACTGAGTCACTGCCCTAGTTATGACTGTGTTGATGATTTGCCTAACTTGATAATAATTTCTTGCTGCGTCATGGGGTAATGTTACAAACTGGACTTCAGCAGCCTTGTTTGTTGACATTAACAAGATAATTAATACATTACATTTGAAAAGTTGGATTCTAATATGATATATTATCAGCAAATAAGGCCATACTTGACTAATTTACTTGTGTatataaaaaattatttatttatttatttggggttcttttaccccgcccttctcaccccgaaggggactcagggcggcttacaaaagcaaaggcacaatttgatgcctgcatcataaaacaatcatacacaaaattacatcaattcacagttaacaacaatttatgcattataaccataaaatcaataaaaccaaatacaaacccaatttctcctctgaCATGGTCAGcattcgctaactcatagatctagttttacgttccacttcatcaatcctgttggtcttactcgcctgattatctgatttaattgccagagtgcccaaaggcctggtcccataaccaagtcttcaccctcctcctaaaggcgaggagggatgatgatgccctgatttttcccgggagtgagttccacaggtgatgggccaccactgagaaagccc containing:
- the EIF1B gene encoding eukaryotic translation initiation factor 1b produces the protein MSTIQNLQSFDPFADATKGDDLLPAGTEDYIHIRIQQRNGRKTLTTVQGIADDYDKKKLVKAFKKKFACNGTVIEHPEYGEVIQLQGDQRKNICQFLLEVGIVKEEQLKVHGF